A genomic segment from Enoplosus armatus isolate fEnoArm2 chromosome 12, fEnoArm2.hap1, whole genome shotgun sequence encodes:
- the eif3s6ip gene encoding eukaryotic translation initiation factor 3 subunit L isoform X4, with amino-acid sequence MSCNPTVCPARALSRKSMRSRMSMRTDAVFLILYKELYYRHIYAKVSGGPTLDQRFESYYNYCNLFNYILNADGPAPLELPNQWLWDIIDEFIYQFQSFSQYRCKTAKKSEEEIEFLRNNPKIWNVHSVLNVLHSLVDKSNINRQLEIYTSGGDPESVAGEYGRHSLYKMLGYFSLVGLLRLHSLLGDYYQAIKVLENIELNKKSMYSRVPECQITTYYYVGFAYLMMRRYQDAIRVFANILLYIQRTRNMFQRSTYKYEMINKQNEQMHGLLAIALTMYPMRIDESIHTQLREKYGDKMLRMQKGDLQVFEELFSFACPKFLSPVVPNYDNVHPNYHKEPFQQQLKVFAEEVQQQAQLSTIRSFLKLYTTMPVAKLAGFLDMTEQEFRIQLLVFKHKMKNLVWTSGISALDGEFQSASEVDFYIDKDMIHIADTKVARRYGDFFIRQIHKFEELNKTLKKMPASGTTTTAASTSAASRAV; translated from the exons ATGAGTTGCAATCCAACCGTGTGTCCAGCGAGAGCATTGAGCAGAAAATCTATGAGATCCAGGATGTCTATGAGAACAG ATGCTGTGTTCCTCATCCTCTATAAGGAACTGTACTACAGACACATCTACGCTAAAGTCAGC GGTGGACCGACTTTGGATCAGAGGTTTGAGTCGTACTATAATTACTGCAACCTCTTCAACTACATTCTCA ATGCTGATGGCCCCGCCCCCTTGGAGCTGCCAAACCAGTGGCTCTGGGACATCATTGATGAGTTCATCTATCAG TTCCAGTCCTTCAGTCAGTACCGCTGCAAGACGGCCAAAAAGTCAGAGGAGGAGATCGAATTCCTGAGGAACAACCCAAAGATCTGGAACGTCCACAGCGTCCTCAACGTTCTCCACTCCCTGGTGGACAAGAGCAACATTAACCGCCAGCTTGAGATCTACACCAGCGGAG GAGACCCAGAGAGTGTGGCCGGAGAATATGGGCGTCACTCCCTCTACAAGATGTTGGGTTACTTCAGCTTGGTGGGGCTCCTGAGGCTTCACTCTCTGCTTGGTGATTATTACCAGGCCATCAAAGTCCTGGAGAACATTGAGCTCAACAAGAAG AGTATGTACTCCCGTGTGCCCGAGTGCCAGATCACCACCTATTATTATGTGGGTTTTGCCTACCTGATGATGAGGCGCTACCAGGATGCAATTCGAGTCTTTGCCAATATCCTGCTCTACATCCAGAGGACGAGAAACATGTTCCAGAGATCAACATATAAATATGAGATG attaacaaacaaaatgagcagATGCACGGCCTCCTGGCCATCGCTCTCACCATGTACCCGATGCGCATCGATGAGAGCATCCACACCCAGCTGAGGGAGAAGTACGGAGACAAGATGCTGCGAATGCAGAAAGG AGACCTGCAGGTGTTTGAAGAGCTGTTCAGCTTCGCCTGTCCCAAGTTCCTGTCACCTGTGGTGCCAAACTACGACAACGTCCACCCCAACTACCACAAAGAGcctttccagcagcagctgaaggtCTTTGCTGAGGAGGTGCAGCAGCAGGCCCAGCTCTCCACCATTCGCAG TTTCCTGAAGCTGTATACCACCATGCCAGTAGCCAAACTGGCAGGATTCCTGGACATGACTGAGCAGGAGTTCCGTATTCAGCTGCTCGTCTTCAAACACAAGATGAAGAACCTGGTGTGGACCAGTGGCATCTCAGCGTTGGACGGAGAGTTCCAGTCTGCTTCTGAGGTTGACTTTTACATTGACAAG GACATGATCCACATTGCAGACACTAAAGTTGCTCGTCGGTACGGAGACTTTTTCATCAGACAGATCCACAAGTTTGAGGAG TTGAATAAGACGCTGAAGAAGATGCCAGCCTCGggcaccaccaccactgcaGCATCCACGAGTGCTGCAAGCCGAGCGGTCTGA
- the eif3s6ip gene encoding eukaryotic translation initiation factor 3 subunit L isoform X2 yields MSFPAEEEVSTHSYDPYTYPNDYDLHTGDPKADLAYERQYEQQTYHVIPEVIKNFLQYFHKTISDLIDQKVYELQSNRVSSESIEQKIYEIQDVYENSWNKLTDRFFKNSPWPEAEAIASLVGNDAVFLILYKELYYRHIYAKVSGGPTLDQRFESYYNYCNLFNYILNADGPAPLELPNQWLWDIIDEFIYQFQSFSQYRCKTAKKSEEEIEFLRNNPKIWNVHSVLNVLHSLVDKSNINRQLEIYTSGGDPESVAGEYGRHSLYKMLGYFSLVGLLRLHSLLGDYYQAIKVLENIELNKKSMYSRVPECQITTYYYVGFAYLMMRRYQDAIRVFANILLYIQRTRNMFQRSTYKYEMINKQNEQMHGLLAIALTMYPMRIDESIHTQLREKYGDKMLRMQKGDLQVFEELFSFACPKFLSPVVPNYDNVHPNYHKEPFQQQLKVFAEEVQQQAQLSTIRSFLKLYTTMPVAKLAGFLDMTEQEFRIQLLVFKHKMKNLVWTSGISALDGEFQSASEVDFYIDKDMIHIADTKVARRYGDFFIRQIHKFEELNKTLKKMPASGTTTTAASTSAASRAV; encoded by the exons TACGATCCGTACACCTACCCAAACGACTACGACCTGCACACCG GTGACCCCAAAGCAGACCTGGCGTATGAGAGGCAGTATGAGCAGCAGACCTACCACGTCATCCCAGAGGTGATCAAGAACTTCCTGCAGTACTTCCACAAAACCATCTCTGACCTGATTGACCAGAAGGTTTATGAGTTGCAATCCAACCGTGTGTCCAGCGAGAGCATTGAGCAGAAAATCTATGAGATCCAGGATGTCTATGAGAACAG CTGGAATAAGTTGACTGACCGTTTCTTTAAGAACTCGCCTTGGCCAGAGGCTGAGGCCATCGCATCACTCGTTGGCAACG ATGCTGTGTTCCTCATCCTCTATAAGGAACTGTACTACAGACACATCTACGCTAAAGTCAGC GGTGGACCGACTTTGGATCAGAGGTTTGAGTCGTACTATAATTACTGCAACCTCTTCAACTACATTCTCA ATGCTGATGGCCCCGCCCCCTTGGAGCTGCCAAACCAGTGGCTCTGGGACATCATTGATGAGTTCATCTATCAG TTCCAGTCCTTCAGTCAGTACCGCTGCAAGACGGCCAAAAAGTCAGAGGAGGAGATCGAATTCCTGAGGAACAACCCAAAGATCTGGAACGTCCACAGCGTCCTCAACGTTCTCCACTCCCTGGTGGACAAGAGCAACATTAACCGCCAGCTTGAGATCTACACCAGCGGAG GAGACCCAGAGAGTGTGGCCGGAGAATATGGGCGTCACTCCCTCTACAAGATGTTGGGTTACTTCAGCTTGGTGGGGCTCCTGAGGCTTCACTCTCTGCTTGGTGATTATTACCAGGCCATCAAAGTCCTGGAGAACATTGAGCTCAACAAGAAG AGTATGTACTCCCGTGTGCCCGAGTGCCAGATCACCACCTATTATTATGTGGGTTTTGCCTACCTGATGATGAGGCGCTACCAGGATGCAATTCGAGTCTTTGCCAATATCCTGCTCTACATCCAGAGGACGAGAAACATGTTCCAGAGATCAACATATAAATATGAGATG attaacaaacaaaatgagcagATGCACGGCCTCCTGGCCATCGCTCTCACCATGTACCCGATGCGCATCGATGAGAGCATCCACACCCAGCTGAGGGAGAAGTACGGAGACAAGATGCTGCGAATGCAGAAAGG AGACCTGCAGGTGTTTGAAGAGCTGTTCAGCTTCGCCTGTCCCAAGTTCCTGTCACCTGTGGTGCCAAACTACGACAACGTCCACCCCAACTACCACAAAGAGcctttccagcagcagctgaaggtCTTTGCTGAGGAGGTGCAGCAGCAGGCCCAGCTCTCCACCATTCGCAG TTTCCTGAAGCTGTATACCACCATGCCAGTAGCCAAACTGGCAGGATTCCTGGACATGACTGAGCAGGAGTTCCGTATTCAGCTGCTCGTCTTCAAACACAAGATGAAGAACCTGGTGTGGACCAGTGGCATCTCAGCGTTGGACGGAGAGTTCCAGTCTGCTTCTGAGGTTGACTTTTACATTGACAAG GACATGATCCACATTGCAGACACTAAAGTTGCTCGTCGGTACGGAGACTTTTTCATCAGACAGATCCACAAGTTTGAGGAG TTGAATAAGACGCTGAAGAAGATGCCAGCCTCGggcaccaccaccactgcaGCATCCACGAGTGCTGCAAGCCGAGCGGTCTGA
- the eif3s6ip gene encoding eukaryotic translation initiation factor 3 subunit L isoform X1: protein MSFPAEEEYDPYTYPNDYDLHTGDPKADLAYERQYEQQTYHVIPEVIKNFLQYFHKTISDLIDQKVYELQSNRVSSESIEQKIYEIQDVYENSWNKLTDRFFKNSPWPEAEAIASLVGNDAVFLILYKELYYRHIYAKVSGGPTLDQRFESYYNYCNLFNYILNADGPAPLELPNQWLWDIIDEFIYQFQSFSQYRCKTAKKSEEEIEFLRNNPKIWNVHSVLNVLHSLVDKSNINRQLEIYTSGGDPESVAGEYGRHSLYKMLGYFSLVGLLRLHSLLGDYYQAIKVLENIELNKKSMYSRVPECQITTYYYVGFAYLMMRRYQDAIRVFANILLYIQRTRNMFQRSTYKYEMINKQNEQMHGLLAIALTMYPMRIDESIHTQLREKYGDKMLRMQKGDLQVFEELFSFACPKFLSPVVPNYDNVHPNYHKEPFQQQLKVFAEEVQQQAQLSTIRSFLKLYTTMPVAKLAGFLDMTEQEFRIQLLVFKHKMKNLVWTSGISALDGEFQSASEVDFYIDKDMIHIADTKVARRYGDFFIRQIHKFEELNKTLKKMPASGTTTTAASTSAASRAV from the exons TACGATCCGTACACCTACCCAAACGACTACGACCTGCACACCG GTGACCCCAAAGCAGACCTGGCGTATGAGAGGCAGTATGAGCAGCAGACCTACCACGTCATCCCAGAGGTGATCAAGAACTTCCTGCAGTACTTCCACAAAACCATCTCTGACCTGATTGACCAGAAGGTTTATGAGTTGCAATCCAACCGTGTGTCCAGCGAGAGCATTGAGCAGAAAATCTATGAGATCCAGGATGTCTATGAGAACAG CTGGAATAAGTTGACTGACCGTTTCTTTAAGAACTCGCCTTGGCCAGAGGCTGAGGCCATCGCATCACTCGTTGGCAACG ATGCTGTGTTCCTCATCCTCTATAAGGAACTGTACTACAGACACATCTACGCTAAAGTCAGC GGTGGACCGACTTTGGATCAGAGGTTTGAGTCGTACTATAATTACTGCAACCTCTTCAACTACATTCTCA ATGCTGATGGCCCCGCCCCCTTGGAGCTGCCAAACCAGTGGCTCTGGGACATCATTGATGAGTTCATCTATCAG TTCCAGTCCTTCAGTCAGTACCGCTGCAAGACGGCCAAAAAGTCAGAGGAGGAGATCGAATTCCTGAGGAACAACCCAAAGATCTGGAACGTCCACAGCGTCCTCAACGTTCTCCACTCCCTGGTGGACAAGAGCAACATTAACCGCCAGCTTGAGATCTACACCAGCGGAG GAGACCCAGAGAGTGTGGCCGGAGAATATGGGCGTCACTCCCTCTACAAGATGTTGGGTTACTTCAGCTTGGTGGGGCTCCTGAGGCTTCACTCTCTGCTTGGTGATTATTACCAGGCCATCAAAGTCCTGGAGAACATTGAGCTCAACAAGAAG AGTATGTACTCCCGTGTGCCCGAGTGCCAGATCACCACCTATTATTATGTGGGTTTTGCCTACCTGATGATGAGGCGCTACCAGGATGCAATTCGAGTCTTTGCCAATATCCTGCTCTACATCCAGAGGACGAGAAACATGTTCCAGAGATCAACATATAAATATGAGATG attaacaaacaaaatgagcagATGCACGGCCTCCTGGCCATCGCTCTCACCATGTACCCGATGCGCATCGATGAGAGCATCCACACCCAGCTGAGGGAGAAGTACGGAGACAAGATGCTGCGAATGCAGAAAGG AGACCTGCAGGTGTTTGAAGAGCTGTTCAGCTTCGCCTGTCCCAAGTTCCTGTCACCTGTGGTGCCAAACTACGACAACGTCCACCCCAACTACCACAAAGAGcctttccagcagcagctgaaggtCTTTGCTGAGGAGGTGCAGCAGCAGGCCCAGCTCTCCACCATTCGCAG TTTCCTGAAGCTGTATACCACCATGCCAGTAGCCAAACTGGCAGGATTCCTGGACATGACTGAGCAGGAGTTCCGTATTCAGCTGCTCGTCTTCAAACACAAGATGAAGAACCTGGTGTGGACCAGTGGCATCTCAGCGTTGGACGGAGAGTTCCAGTCTGCTTCTGAGGTTGACTTTTACATTGACAAG GACATGATCCACATTGCAGACACTAAAGTTGCTCGTCGGTACGGAGACTTTTTCATCAGACAGATCCACAAGTTTGAGGAG TTGAATAAGACGCTGAAGAAGATGCCAGCCTCGggcaccaccaccactgcaGCATCCACGAGTGCTGCAAGCCGAGCGGTCTGA
- the eif3s6ip gene encoding eukaryotic translation initiation factor 3 subunit L isoform X3 — protein MSFPAEEEVSTHSYDPYTYPNDYDLHTGDPKADLAYERQYEQQTYHVIPEVIKNFLQYFHKTISDLIDQKVYELQSNRVSSESIEQKIYEIQDVYENSWNKLTDRFFKNSPWPEAEAIASLVGNDAVFLILYKELYYRHIYAKVSFQSFSQYRCKTAKKSEEEIEFLRNNPKIWNVHSVLNVLHSLVDKSNINRQLEIYTSGGDPESVAGEYGRHSLYKMLGYFSLVGLLRLHSLLGDYYQAIKVLENIELNKKSMYSRVPECQITTYYYVGFAYLMMRRYQDAIRVFANILLYIQRTRNMFQRSTYKYEMINKQNEQMHGLLAIALTMYPMRIDESIHTQLREKYGDKMLRMQKGDLQVFEELFSFACPKFLSPVVPNYDNVHPNYHKEPFQQQLKVFAEEVQQQAQLSTIRSFLKLYTTMPVAKLAGFLDMTEQEFRIQLLVFKHKMKNLVWTSGISALDGEFQSASEVDFYIDKDMIHIADTKVARRYGDFFIRQIHKFEELNKTLKKMPASGTTTTAASTSAASRAV, from the exons TACGATCCGTACACCTACCCAAACGACTACGACCTGCACACCG GTGACCCCAAAGCAGACCTGGCGTATGAGAGGCAGTATGAGCAGCAGACCTACCACGTCATCCCAGAGGTGATCAAGAACTTCCTGCAGTACTTCCACAAAACCATCTCTGACCTGATTGACCAGAAGGTTTATGAGTTGCAATCCAACCGTGTGTCCAGCGAGAGCATTGAGCAGAAAATCTATGAGATCCAGGATGTCTATGAGAACAG CTGGAATAAGTTGACTGACCGTTTCTTTAAGAACTCGCCTTGGCCAGAGGCTGAGGCCATCGCATCACTCGTTGGCAACG ATGCTGTGTTCCTCATCCTCTATAAGGAACTGTACTACAGACACATCTACGCTAAAGTCAGC TTCCAGTCCTTCAGTCAGTACCGCTGCAAGACGGCCAAAAAGTCAGAGGAGGAGATCGAATTCCTGAGGAACAACCCAAAGATCTGGAACGTCCACAGCGTCCTCAACGTTCTCCACTCCCTGGTGGACAAGAGCAACATTAACCGCCAGCTTGAGATCTACACCAGCGGAG GAGACCCAGAGAGTGTGGCCGGAGAATATGGGCGTCACTCCCTCTACAAGATGTTGGGTTACTTCAGCTTGGTGGGGCTCCTGAGGCTTCACTCTCTGCTTGGTGATTATTACCAGGCCATCAAAGTCCTGGAGAACATTGAGCTCAACAAGAAG AGTATGTACTCCCGTGTGCCCGAGTGCCAGATCACCACCTATTATTATGTGGGTTTTGCCTACCTGATGATGAGGCGCTACCAGGATGCAATTCGAGTCTTTGCCAATATCCTGCTCTACATCCAGAGGACGAGAAACATGTTCCAGAGATCAACATATAAATATGAGATG attaacaaacaaaatgagcagATGCACGGCCTCCTGGCCATCGCTCTCACCATGTACCCGATGCGCATCGATGAGAGCATCCACACCCAGCTGAGGGAGAAGTACGGAGACAAGATGCTGCGAATGCAGAAAGG AGACCTGCAGGTGTTTGAAGAGCTGTTCAGCTTCGCCTGTCCCAAGTTCCTGTCACCTGTGGTGCCAAACTACGACAACGTCCACCCCAACTACCACAAAGAGcctttccagcagcagctgaaggtCTTTGCTGAGGAGGTGCAGCAGCAGGCCCAGCTCTCCACCATTCGCAG TTTCCTGAAGCTGTATACCACCATGCCAGTAGCCAAACTGGCAGGATTCCTGGACATGACTGAGCAGGAGTTCCGTATTCAGCTGCTCGTCTTCAAACACAAGATGAAGAACCTGGTGTGGACCAGTGGCATCTCAGCGTTGGACGGAGAGTTCCAGTCTGCTTCTGAGGTTGACTTTTACATTGACAAG GACATGATCCACATTGCAGACACTAAAGTTGCTCGTCGGTACGGAGACTTTTTCATCAGACAGATCCACAAGTTTGAGGAG TTGAATAAGACGCTGAAGAAGATGCCAGCCTCGggcaccaccaccactgcaGCATCCACGAGTGCTGCAAGCCGAGCGGTCTGA